The genomic DNA CTGCACATCCCCTGCGCCCACCAACTGATTAATGCGCGATCGCCGCACTGAGACAATTGAAAACTCAGCGGTGACAAAAAAAGCATTAATGGCGATCAGCAGTAGCACTGACAGCAAGCGCACTAGGGCCTCTCGCCCCGTGACAGGTAAAGAATCACTCGTCGCCAGCGCAAAGACAATAGGGGCAATCATCTGTAAAACAGGATCAACAGGCTACAGCGCCTCCAGAACTCACCTGGGGATGGGGATACTGGATAGCTTTAGCTGTAGTTTTTGGTCTGGATAGTCCGTCAAAGTTAACGAAAGCTTATCAGCTCCGTCTAACAAAGAGATAGGGATACTTACAGTACCAGAAAAAGGACCACTGGTGGGTGGCAACTCTTCTGGCAACCCTTCCGCCGTAGCGCTTAAGGCTCGGCCCCGCTGATCTGTTACATCCAAAAAGCTGTAAAGAAATCGTACATTTTGCTTGCCTTGGTTCCGCATTTTGACGTTTAGCAGCAATGAACCCCCTTGGGTCTGCACAGTATTGACTTCCATGCGGACATCTTGGTCTTGACCCACCACTGGCAATCCAGGCTGAGCGATCGCCACCTGGGATTTTGCTTCAGCTGCCGCCTCCTCATCTAACGCCTTATTCCCATCTTTTTTTGCAGGCGCATCATTGTCCTTAATTGTGCCTTCAATACGGCCTTTAACCCGCTTTAAGATGTCTTCCTCTTTCAGAATCATCACCTCTTCCCGACGCAGTGGCTTCTTCTGGTCTCGCCCAACTAATTTACTCGTAGGTCGGACATCGGGTTGAGTAATGCCCTTCAAGGCTTGACGACCAAGAGCAAATCCCCACGCAGCACTGACTAACCCTGCGCCAAACATCAAGGTCAGCAGAACTAAGGTAAGTGCCACATTCACATTTAATTTCATTGCTGATAATCGGGGTATGCAATTACAAAGACTTATGCCACAGAAAAATTTTTCAGAAGAAGCCAAAACAGATGTGAATAGAAGGAAAGATTATTCCATAATATGAATAGAAGATACTAGCTGCTTCCTTACGGCAAGCTAGGTATCAGGATACAATCAAAAAGCTTCACCAGGGTTGGCCGATCGGTTGAGGCAGCGAACTCATAATTCGCGTTAGGCAGGTTCAACTCCTGCACCCTGGATTACTTCATCAACTATTAAATTTAGCTCCCCCTCCCTTAAAGAGAAGGGGGTGAGGACTAGGCCTTGATTTAAGGGAGCGAATTTGGCAACTCATCATCTTCCTAAACCTCAGCTATTGTCCTCTCAGGGCTATATAGTGCTACGCATCAAGTTTAGGGCAAAGGGGGTGTGGGGGCTTCGCCCCCAGCCAGGGGTGAAACCCCTGCACCCCGTCTTAACCTTTATCAGTACTGCTATAGCTTAGCGAGGAGGTACGGTTTCAAACTGAAACTCGCCCGCTGTAGGCAGTGCATCAGAGGTCAGACGGTTGACATAAATGCTGGGGTTGATTAGTACGGACGTATCGTAGGGAGTTGGCAAATCTGGAGTCCGAATTACGGGACCGCTAGAGGCTTGCTGCTCTAGGGCATCTCGATACAGAATATTTACGAGCCGGGCGTCACGTGCAATGCGGTTCTCAGCAAAAGAGTTACGAACGATTGACCCTTGCCCTAGAATCGTATTGGCTTGGTTGAGTAATCCTTGCTCTCTAAAAAAGTTGCCTGAGTTCGTGTAAAGAGCGCGATTGAAAGCTTCATTCAACGATTCAGTACTGATGCGATCGCTGACTGTTACCTGCTCTTGCGCCCCTTCTTGCGCCACTGCGGCAGAGGTAAAGACTGTTGACGCGGTAGCAAGCACTAATAGACTAACTAGACCTTTAAACCTCATACCCATAGCAGTACTCCTCACTTTTTCGGTTAAATACTAACTCACCCTTGAGTTTAAGATCATTAGCTGCAGACCTTGGTGATCTGCTACATCTTACGGTTCTTAAACTTTACCTGCTCTTACCATGACTGACGGAATTCTAGTCCAAACTGGTTCACTTTCTTCCATCATCAATGCTGATTTACAAACGGTACGTCAGCAGTTGCTAGATCTATTTTGTGAAGGTGCCTATAAAGAAGGCGATTTTGTTCTCTCTTCGGGACAGCGAAGTTCGTACTACATCAACGGTAAGCAGGTGACGCTCCACCCCGCAGGAGCCGTAGCAGTTGGTCGCATTTTACTACCATTGCTACCACAGAATACCCAAGCTGTAGCTGGTTTGACGCTAGGGGCAGACCCAATTGTGACAGCGGTGAGCGTCGTGGCAGCCTACGAGGGACGGGCGATCGCGCCTCTGATCATTCGTAAAGAAGCCAAAGGTCACGGCACCCAAGCTTATATCGAAGGCTTAACCTTACCTGCTAATAGCTCTGTCGTGGTTTTAGAAGATGTAGTGACGACGGGAGGCTCTGCAATGAAAGCTGTGGAGCGGCTGCGGGATGCGGGGTACTCAGTTGAGCAGGTAATCTCTCTAGTCGATCGCCAGCAAGGGGGAGCTGAACTATATGAGCGAGAAGGTTTGAAGTTCCAAGCAGTATTTACAATTCAAGACCTCCAAACCCACTGGAAACAATTGCAACAATAGAAACGTAGAGGTGCCCCCGATCGGCACCTTCGCAAAGATGCTGCGAGGATTGATGGTGAAAAAAGGCAGGCATAAGACCTGCCCCTATAGAAATGGTGTGGTTCAACCAATCGAAAATTGCTGTGCTCACTAACCGCCAAATGCTACTGCAATGACTACAGATTTCCGAAGCCCTTCTTTTTTTTCTCCTTCTTTTTCTTAGTAGGGGCACCACCGGGATAACCACGCCAACCGGGTTGAGGTGGTTGATTGCCACCATAGCCAGGACCGCCAAATGGCCCCCCACCAAACATACCGGGCATGGGGAGTTGGCCTTGTCCCATCTGTTGCATCAAGGTTCGCATCTTCTGGAAATCGGCTACTAACTTGGCCACATCTGACTCCGCATACCCAGCGCCACGGGCAATACGACGGCGACGGCTAGGGGAACCTGCTAGCAAATCAGGATCTTTGCGCTCTGCGGAGGTCATGGAGTTGATCATGGATTCAGCCCGCTTGAGTTGGGCTTCCCCTTGTTGCAGTTGATCGCTGCTCAGCTTATTCATGCCAGGGATGAGCTTCATGATGCCACCCAAGGAGCCCATATTCTTCAGCAATCGGGTTTGCTTCAGGAAGTCTGTGAAGTCAAACTTAGCCGAGAGGATTTTCTCCTGCATTTTCTCGGCATCGGCCAGATCTACTGCTTCTTGGGCTTTTTCTACCAGGGTTAGTACGTCCCCCATGCCCAAGATCCGGGAAGCCATCCGGTCGGGGTAGAAGGGTTGCAGGGCATCAACTTTTTCCCCGACCCCAATAAATTTGATGGGTTGACCAGAGATGCGTCGCACGGAGAGGGCAGCCCCACCACGGGTGTCGCCATCCATTTTGGTGAGGATTGCACCTGTAATCCCAATTTGGTCGTGGAAGGTGCGGGTTAAGTTGGCGGCTTCTTGCCCTGTCATGGCATCCACGACTAGCAAGGTTTCGTGAGGCTGAATGGTCTCTTTAATGCGAGCCAACTCCGCCATCATGTTTTGGTCGATTTGTAGACGACCTGCGGTGTCAATGATGACGGTGTTAATGCCTTCTGCTCTAGCTCTTTCGACCCCTTGTCGCGCAATTTCAACTGGGTCGGCATCTTTGCCTAGCTCAAACACGGGTACGTCAATTTGTTTCCCTAGGGTCACGAGCTGGTCGATCGCGGCGGGGCGGTAAACGTCTGTAGCGACCAGGAGGGTGCTGCGGTTCTCTTTGCGTAGATGTAACGCGAGTTTGGCGGTCGCGGTAGTTTTACCCGTTCCCTGCAAACCTGCCATTAGAATTACGGTGGGGGCTGGGTCTACTTCTGCTAGGGGAATATTGGTTTCCCCCATGACGGACACCAACTCGTCGTAAACCAGTTTGATGAATTGCTGGTCAGGCCTTACCCCAGTCACTACTTCTGCGCCTAGGGCTTTGGTTTGCACCTCTGCCACAAAATCTTTCACTACTTGGAGGCTAACATCTGCCTCCAGCAGGGCACGACGAACTTCTCGTAGGGCTTCCTGAACGTTCGATTCAGAAATTTTGTCCTGACCCCGCAGTGTCTTCCAAGCAGATTCTAAGCGTTCAGCGAGCGCGTCAAACATAACTTAATGGCTGTCAGATAATGAGTCTTCAATCCCGAGGTGCGCTTGTGAGCAAGCTGCTGCTTCCCCATCTATCCAGATTAATCGTTTTCGTTCCAGGTAGGTTGGAGAATTCGGTGGGGATACTCTGGGAATACTCTGGTCAAAGTCTAGGAAGTTACAGTCTGGGGCTGCAATTTTCATCTTTGTATGACGACGATTCATAACATCCATCCCGCTGTGGAATGGCGGTTTCTCCAAGAAGCGGAGCGGCAAAGTTGGGGGCTGCCACCAGAGCCTGTGGTGTTTGCTAATGTCTATCCTCTTTATGGCATCTCGGATATTCGTGGATCTTCCGATGAGCGCAACCGAGCGATCCAAGCCGATTTGCTAGAACAGTTTCGGTTGGGGTTGGCTGTGGTTGATGCGGTCTGCCAGTACCAGGAGACAGCCCTAGGCGAACAGTTACGACTCGATCTGCTGGAGCATATTGATCGCTTGCAAGCAGAAATTACAGTTGATGCTGAAATGACAGCCCTGAAGTACCTGAGCGATTCCTAGAAGGGCATTTTGACTACTTTGCCCACTGTGGATCTGCGGTGCAAGCGGCAGTTGCAGCGTATCGAGCTGCTTGTGAGAATGACCAGAAAAGTGTGTATGTCGCTCGGAGTCACTATGACCAAGCGATCGGTCAGATCAATTAAAGTTTGCTCACGTTCAAGTGTTGCCCGCTTAAGGTTTGCGGGACCAAGCTGCCATCATTAAGGTGAGGGTCTGACCGCAGTTTTACTGAGAATCAGCAAGATGGCGGATAAAAATTCTCCAGTTTGTGACTTCGATCGCCCTTAGACACGGGGAAAATTAAGTAGTAGGTCGGCTTTGGTTCTTAGCACGACTGGTAGGATGGTTGGCGATCGCTGATTCCGCCATCCGATAAAGAGATCTCTGGCAGATGGGTTGAGATGGGGCGAAGCCTCGCTAAATGAATCAAAAAACTCAACTCGCCAGAATCAATTTGCCAGAATCCAGTATGAGAGACAGTAGAACTGCTATCAAACACCCCATCGGCCTGGTCAGTATGCCATCTCGGTTTCTTCGCCTATTCTGTCTTGCTCTATTGAGTGTTCTGCTGATTGTGGCCTGCCATAGTGCTACCACGGTCACATCCCAGTCAGAGCAGTCCCCCTTAAAAATTGGTTGCTATACCTCTTGGCCAGGTTACTTTCCCCTGATTCTGGCTCAAGAAAAAGGTTTCTTTGCCCAGCAGGGAGTGCAAGTTGAGCCAATCTATTCCAGCAACTATTTAGAGTCAGTCTCTAACTTCAGTGCGGGGCATTCCGATGGAGTCACAGTCACCCTAGGTAGCCTCATGAGCATCGCTGGGCAAAACCCGGATGTGAAGCTGGTTTTGGTTAGTGATCAGTCTGCTGGAGCAGATATGTTAGTGGTTGGGCCTGAGATTAAGAATTTGAGCGACCTCAAGGGCAAGCGGATCGGGGTAAAGCTGGGTGACTTTGGAGAGCTATTTATTACAACGCTGCTAGGATTCCAGCACCTCACTGCGGCTGATGTCACCCTGGTCAACATTGAAGGGGAAATGGTGCCAGACCGCATGGAGAAAGGTGATATTCAGGCGGGACATTCATGGGAGCCCTACGTCTCACAAGTGATGAAAGCGGGAGGGCAGGTTTTACTTAGCAGTCAGGACACCCCAGGGCTAATTCCGGATACTCTTGTGTTTCACGCTAATGTTGTGCGCGATCGCCCTCAACAAGTACAAGCCTTTGTCCGGGGTTGGTTCCAAGCGGTAGATTATTGGCAAGCTCATCCTCAAGAGAGCAACGTCTTGCTGGCAAAAGTGCTCAAGCTGAAGCCAGAAGAGATTTCAACTGAGGGAATTCATCTCGCGACTGTGGCAGACAACTTAAAGGCATTGACTCCAGGCAAAACCACAGAGTCGTTGTATCACACTGCCCAGTTGTACGCTGACTTTTTTATTCGTACTGGAGGACTGAGTGCTGCACCGGATATTGACAAGCTAATTGTTCCTTCCTTTATACAAGCTTTGGGAGAGGGACATTTGCAATGAAGCTGCAATTTTTAGGTCTGCGTAGCAAATTGATCTGGTCTTTTTTGGGCGTGGCGCTCTTGCCGCTTTTGGTTTTGGCGCTGCTAAATCAGCGGACGACCCAAAAAGCATTGACCAACAATGCCAATCTGGCTCTCTTAGGAGCTGCTTCCCAAACTGCTCTCAGTCTAGATTCATTTATTAAAACGAATCTTGATGCGGTTCGGGTGGAAGCGCAATTACCCATTCTGTCTCAATATCTCGCTTTGCCAACTCAGAGGCGAGCCGCGATTCGGGCTGAGGTAGAAACAACTTTACTGGCGCTAGGCCGCAAAGACACGCTGAATATCTTGTCTTATGCCTTGCTCGACCAACAGGGACAAAATGTTGTAGACACCTACACGGCAGATGTGGGAAACAGTGAAGCCAATTGGAATTATTTTCAGCAATCCCTCAAAACTGGCTTACCTTACGTTTCGCCCGTGCAATATGCTGCCAATGCCAAAGTGGCGAGTTTGTATTTTAGTAGCCCGGTTCGTAATGCCACAGGCAACATCATTGGTGTGGTGCGAGTTCGCTACAATGCCAACGTGATTCAACGGCTAGTCGCGCAGAATAGCGATCTGGTCGCGGGTGACAAAGCCTCGTTCGCAATTTTGTTGGATGAAAATCAAGTTCGTCTAGCGCAAGGGTATGCTCCAGAGCTAATTTTTAAGGCCGTTACACCCCTACCACCCGCAAAAGTGCGATCGCTACAAGCCGCAGGACGATTGCCACAGGTTCCCCCAACCGAGCTAGCGACAAACTTACCTGAGTTTGCTCAGGGGCTTCAGAACGCTAATAAATCTGCTTTCTTTACCACCTTTTTAGTCGCTAACAACTCTGAGCTGAGTTCAGCTGCCGTCGCTAAGTTGAAAACTCAGCCTTGGTCGGTGGTTTTTGTAGAGTCACAGAGTTTATTTCTCGCACCCATCCAAGCCCAAATTCGGGCCACCTTGCTGTTGGCGATCGCGATCGCAGTCTTGGTGATTGCGGCGGCAATTGCGCTCAGTCAGTTTTTGACCAAACCATTGCTAGGGCTGACGGGTGTCGTGACCCGCTTTACCACAGGTGATCTCAAAGCTCGGAGTACCATCCAAACCAAAGACGAAATTGGCCTGCTGGCGGATAGGTTCAACCAAATGGCCGAGCAGGTGGGCAAGCTGCTGGAAAACTTAGCAGAGCGCACCCATGAGTTAGAAGTGAGCCAGCAAGTCACGGGGGCTATGAGTGAACTGTCACAAGTCATCCTAGATCCAAAACTTCTGTTACGGGAGGCGATCGCTCTGATGCAAAGTCGCTTCAACCTGCACTACATCCAAATCTACTTGCTCAACATCGATAAACAAGTTTTGGTCAAAGAAGTTGAGTCTAGCCAGGAAGATATTACGAGACTAGGACAACCAACCCAGATTGCCTTAGATGATTCCGAAAGCTTGATTGCCACTGCCGCTCGCACCCAAGAGATTATTTGCCTTGATCAAGCGAACCGTGCCTCTGAGTTAGCGGGGGTCCATCTACTGAGTGTAGGGTCTGAAGTTGTGGTGCCTCTGATCACGCGAGGCGCTTTGCTAGGGGTACTCAACGTCCAGGACAAGCGGAGCCACCGTTTTAGCCAGATGGACTTGGAAACCTTTAATACTTTGGCGGGGCAGATTGCCACGGCTCTCGATAATGCCCGTTTGTTCGAGGAAGTGCAAAAGACTGGAGCAGAACTGCGAGCCAAGGCCCAAGAGCTAGAGCAGACTTTGCGAGAACTTCAGCAAACGCAAGCTCAAGTCGTGCAAAGCGAGAAGATGTCTAGCTTGGGTCAATTGGTGGCAGGGGTAGCCCATGAGATTAACAACCCGGTGAATTTTATCTACGGCAATCTCAGCTATGCCGGAGAGTACATTCAAGACCTGACTCGGTTGTTGAAGCTTTATCAGCAGCAGGTCCCGGATCTGACTCCTGAAATTGCCGCCGAAGTGGAGGCAATCGATCTTGATTTTTTGCTGGCAGACTTGCCAAAACTCCTAGCCTCCATGAAGGTAGGAGCCGATCGGATTCAAAAAATTGTGTTGTCTCTGCGAAACTTCTCCCGGATGGACGAAGCAGAAATGAAGGCTGTGGACATCCACGAGGGGATTGATAGTACCTTGATGATTTTACAGAATCGGCTC from Trichocoleus desertorum ATA4-8-CV12 includes the following:
- a CDS encoding orotate phosphoribosyltransferase → MTDGILVQTGSLSSIINADLQTVRQQLLDLFCEGAYKEGDFVLSSGQRSSYYINGKQVTLHPAGAVAVGRILLPLLPQNTQAVAGLTLGADPIVTAVSVVAAYEGRAIAPLIIRKEAKGHGTQAYIEGLTLPANSSVVVLEDVVTTGGSAMKAVERLRDAGYSVEQVISLVDRQQGGAELYEREGLKFQAVFTIQDLQTHWKQLQQ
- the ffh gene encoding signal recognition particle protein — translated: MFDALAERLESAWKTLRGQDKISESNVQEALREVRRALLEADVSLQVVKDFVAEVQTKALGAEVVTGVRPDQQFIKLVYDELVSVMGETNIPLAEVDPAPTVILMAGLQGTGKTTATAKLALHLRKENRSTLLVATDVYRPAAIDQLVTLGKQIDVPVFELGKDADPVEIARQGVERARAEGINTVIIDTAGRLQIDQNMMAELARIKETIQPHETLLVVDAMTGQEAANLTRTFHDQIGITGAILTKMDGDTRGGAALSVRRISGQPIKFIGVGEKVDALQPFYPDRMASRILGMGDVLTLVEKAQEAVDLADAEKMQEKILSAKFDFTDFLKQTRLLKNMGSLGGIMKLIPGMNKLSSDQLQQGEAQLKRAESMINSMTSAERKDPDLLAGSPSRRRRIARGAGYAESDVAKLVADFQKMRTLMQQMGQGQLPMPGMFGGGPFGGPGYGGNQPPQPGWRGYPGGAPTKKKKEKKKKGFGNL
- a CDS encoding ABC transporter substrate-binding protein — translated: MNQKTQLARINLPESSMRDSRTAIKHPIGLVSMPSRFLRLFCLALLSVLLIVACHSATTVTSQSEQSPLKIGCYTSWPGYFPLILAQEKGFFAQQGVQVEPIYSSNYLESVSNFSAGHSDGVTVTLGSLMSIAGQNPDVKLVLVSDQSAGADMLVVGPEIKNLSDLKGKRIGVKLGDFGELFITTLLGFQHLTAADVTLVNIEGEMVPDRMEKGDIQAGHSWEPYVSQVMKAGGQVLLSSQDTPGLIPDTLVFHANVVRDRPQQVQAFVRGWFQAVDYWQAHPQESNVLLAKVLKLKPEEISTEGIHLATVADNLKALTPGKTTESLYHTAQLYADFFIRTGGLSAAPDIDKLIVPSFIQALGEGHLQ
- a CDS encoding GAF domain-containing protein translates to MKLQFLGLRSKLIWSFLGVALLPLLVLALLNQRTTQKALTNNANLALLGAASQTALSLDSFIKTNLDAVRVEAQLPILSQYLALPTQRRAAIRAEVETTLLALGRKDTLNILSYALLDQQGQNVVDTYTADVGNSEANWNYFQQSLKTGLPYVSPVQYAANAKVASLYFSSPVRNATGNIIGVVRVRYNANVIQRLVAQNSDLVAGDKASFAILLDENQVRLAQGYAPELIFKAVTPLPPAKVRSLQAAGRLPQVPPTELATNLPEFAQGLQNANKSAFFTTFLVANNSELSSAAVAKLKTQPWSVVFVESQSLFLAPIQAQIRATLLLAIAIAVLVIAAAIALSQFLTKPLLGLTGVVTRFTTGDLKARSTIQTKDEIGLLADRFNQMAEQVGKLLENLAERTHELEVSQQVTGAMSELSQVILDPKLLLREAIALMQSRFNLHYIQIYLLNIDKQVLVKEVESSQEDITRLGQPTQIALDDSESLIATAARTQEIICLDQANRASELAGVHLLSVGSEVVVPLITRGALLGVLNVQDKRSHRFSQMDLETFNTLAGQIATALDNARLFEEVQKTGAELRAKAQELEQTLRELQQTQAQVVQSEKMSSLGQLVAGVAHEINNPVNFIYGNLSYAGEYIQDLTRLLKLYQQQVPDLTPEIAAEVEAIDLDFLLADLPKLLASMKVGADRIQKIVLSLRNFSRMDEAEMKAVDIHEGIDSTLMILQNRLKAKSDRPEIAVIKDYGNLPLVECYAGQLNQVFMNLLTNAIDALEGDQTQSPEQLQAAKIEICTRPLGTQSVEIRIADNGFGIAEADQPRLFDPFFTTKPVGKGTGLGLSISYQIITDRHGGTLRCVSVPGQGTKFVIEIPLRQT